In Thermanaeromonas sp. C210, the genomic stretch CGCCATTCTTCCCATTATTTTCTTCTTCCTGGCTTTTGTGCTTTCTTCCATGGGCCCCGGCCAAATAACCATTGCAGCCCTCATGGCGCCCATGGCCATGTTGCTGGCCGAAGAAGTGGGAATCAGCCCCCTGCTCATGGCTATTGTCGTAGGTAACGGCGGCCAGGCCGGGGCCATGTCGCCCATTGCCCCGGCGGGAGTTATAACGGCGGGCCTGACCCAGGAGATGGGTCTCAGCAATGTAAGCGGGATCCTATGGCTAAACCAGTTGCTGGGCCATTTCATAGTATCGATACTGGCTTACGTTGTTTACGGCGGGTTAAAATTATGGAAAGTTAAGGATACAGGCCAGCGGCAGACCTTAGCCAGTATTCAAATTGAACCCTTTACCCGCAACCAGTGGATAACCCTCGGGGCCATCCTGGTGTTCGTCATAGGCGCCCTTTTCTTCAAGATGGACGTGGGACTGGGCGGCTTCCTCATCGGTACCATCCTGTCCCTCTTAAAAGTATCCGATGAAGGCAAGGCTGTCAAGCAAATGCCCTGGGGCACCATTCTATTCGTAACGGGCGTTACCGTACTCATTAATCTCATGAGCAACATAGGGGGTATGGATCTTTTCGCGAGTATTATAGCTAAGTTCTCTACGCCCTTCACCTTGACACTGCTGGCCGGTTTCCTGGCCGCGCTGATCTCCGCTTATGCCAGCACCACGGGAGTTATTCTACCCGCCTTTATCCCCCTGGCTCCCGTTTTGTTGGAAAAAGTGGGCGCACCTTCAACGGACCTCATTCCCCTCCTTTCGACCATCGTAGTCTGCGGCTTCCTTACGGATTTGAGCCCCCTTTCCACCACTGGCGCCCTCTTCTATGCCAATGCCGGGGCGAAGACGGACAAACAAAAGCTCTTCCGCGACATGCTTATCTGGGGCCTATCCATGTCGGTGGTCGGAGCCGTAGTGAGCTGGTTGGCCTTCACCGTGTTGAGGTTGCCTTAAATCAACACCGTCCTTCTGGCCTGCCGCCCCGGCAGGCCTTTTTTGCGGATCCCGCCAGAGGGCCAGGCCCACCTGTAAGAACGGCCCGCTAGGTTTTTGCCGGTGGTTTAGAACTGGGATTCTGTGTTAAAATCTAAGGGAAAAGCAACCCCGAAAGCTTTGCCGCGAGGACTAATTCGGAAGGGCCGGGTGACGGACAAATATGAGAATGTACGATCTGATTAAAAAGAAACGAGACGGTGGGTCCCTGACCAAAGGGGAAATCGACTTCATCGTAGAAGGTTTTACCTCCGGGCAAATTCCCGATTACCAGATGGCGGCCCTGGCCATGGCCATATATTTCCGGGGTATGGACCGGGAGGAAACCTTGAATCTGACCCTGGCCATGGCCGCCTCGGGGGACATGCTGGATCTTTCCGGCGTGCCGGGGATAAAGGTGGATAAGCACAGCACTGGTGGCGTGGCCGACACCACTACTCTGGTGCTGGCGCCCCTGGTGGCCTCCTGTGGAGTACCGGTGGCCAAGCTTTCCGGCAGGGGCCTGGGGCACACGGGCGGTACGGTGGATAAGCTGGAGGCAGTCCCGGGTTTTCGGGCTGAAATCTCCACGGAAGAGTTTATAACGAATCTTAAGCGTTACGGGATAGCCGTCGCCGCCCAGTCGGCGGAAATAACCCCGGCGGACCGCAAGCTGTATGCCCTGCGGGACGTAACGGCTACGGTGGACTCCATCCCCCTTATTGCCAGCTCGGTGATGAGCAAAAAGATCGCCGCCGGAGCGGACGCCATTGTGCTGGATGTAAAGGTGGGGCGGGGCGCCTTTATGAAGGATCTGGCCGCAGCCCGGGAACTGGCGCGGGCCATGGTGGATATAGGAGCCGCGGCCGGCCGGGCCACGGTGGCCTACATCACCGGGATGGATCAACCCCTGGGCCTGGCCATCGGAAACGGTCTGGAGATGGCGGAAGCCATCCAGGTGTTAAAAGGGAGCGGGTCCCGGGATCTGGTGGCCTTATGCCTGGAGCTCGGGAGTGTCATGTTGGTGCTGGGGGGCCGGGCCAAAGATAAAGAAGAGGCCAGGCAAAGGCTAGAGGATGCCCTGTACGGCGGTGCGGCCCTGGAGAAATTTCGGGAGCTTATCATCGCCCAGGGAGGCGATGGCCGGGTGGTGGACGACCCAAGCCTTTTGCCCCGGGCCCGGTATCAGGAAGCCTGGGTGGCCGAAGGAGATGTTTACCTGGCGTTCCTGCCGGCCGACAAACTCGGGGAGATAGCCATGAAACTGGGGGCTGGCCGGGAGAAAAAGGGAGATCCCATCGATCCCGCCGTGGGCATCGTGTTGGGCGGCAAGGTGGGGGACCTTATAAGGAAGGGGCAGCCGGTGGCCACGGTCTTCGCCAACGACCGGGAAAAGTTGAAGCAGGCCCTGGCGGAGCTTAAAGGCTGCATAGTACTGTCGCCGGACCCCGTCACTCCGCCGCCGCTGGTGCTGGAGGAGATCCGCGGTTGAAATAGCCGGCGGGGATGTTCACTCCGGCGGAACCCGGCCGAAAGCGGGACCCGCGGCATGGAAAGGGGGTGGGTATCAGTTTTGCCAAACCTTAGTCGGATAGGGGTGACCAGTGATACCCACGGAGACGTATCGGCCTGGGAGAAGGCCCTGGAGCTTTGGGGCCCGGTAGACTTAATCCTCCACGCCGGGGACGTGCTCTACCACGGCCCGCGCAATCCTTTAGTGGCAGAATATCGGCCCCCGAAGTTGGCGGAACGGATTAATGCTTCTTCCGTGCCCCTCCTCATCGCCCGGGGGAACTGTGACGCCGAGGTAGACCAGATGGTGCTGGAATGGCCCCTTCAAAGCCCCCTGGTCCTTTTGCAAACGCCTTTCCTGCGCCTCATAGCTGTTCACGGCCACGGCATGGATAAGGGGGCCATGGCCGGGCTGGCCAGGCGCTACCGGGCGGATGTGTTGGTTTGCGGACACACCCATGTGCCGCTGCTGGAAGAGGTGGACGGTATTCTCCTTTTTAACCCGGGAAGCCCGTCCCTGCCCAAAGGCAAGGAAGGACCTACGGTGGGGCTGATTGAGGGGCGGACGGTCACCCTGAAAGCCCTGAGCAACGGCGAGACCCTGGGCCGGGTAGAACTGCCCGTCGGTTAACGGCCGGCGCCCCTCCCTGGTCGAACCCCGGGCGGGAGGCCGGGCTTTAGCGGAAACTTATTTTAATGCGGGGTCCACCGCGCCGGCCGCTTCCCCGGGGGTCCCCGGCGGTGGCTGGCGGAGGGGGTGCTGGGGTGTGGGCTTGCCGCGGAGCCGCAGGCGAGGCTGGCAGGGGAGGAGCGGGCTGGTCCGGAGGTGGGTGATTTGGGTCGGTGGGCCAGGGAGGCACGGGGGGCCGATCCCCGGGAGGACCGGAGCCCGCTTCCGGCGATCCCGCACCGGCCAGTGGATGTAAGGGGGAATGGACAATGGTTATGCTGTTAAGGAGGGTTTCCTCCTCCCACACCAGGCGGCCGTCCTGGTAGCGGCGCCGGCGGAGCTCGGCCCTGGGGATGAAGGCAGACGCTTCGTGGGGCCAGGGAAGGCTGCTGTGCCGCACCATGCGCATTGTTGTACCGTTGATGCTGATTTCTATCTCATCTCGGCTGTAGGCGGGACCAGAGGAGTCCCCGAGGTGCCGTTTTTCGACCATGGGTATCACCTTGCTTTATCTTATGCTCCCCGGCGAGGGGCGGTTAGCGTGTAAGCGGCCCCTTGTTTAAGGCGGGTCTCCCAGGCCGGGGGCAGGGGGTTTCGCAGGGCGAAAAAATGTTGCGGCACCTACCGACGCGGCAGGGGAGCCTTGATAATCCCTCTCCCTTTTGTTAGAATATTGCCTGGCTGCGAGGAAGGCTGCCTAACCCGTGAAGGGGTTATTTTTTTGCCCGGGTTTTCCGGGGGCGTTGGTTAGTTTTGAGCCTTGGAGCTTTGAAGGAGGGTCAAGGGTGGCGGCCAAATACGATGTGATTATTGTAGGAGCCGGGCCGGCGGGGATTTTTACGGCCCTGGAGATGGTCCGGCAGGGAAGCGGCCTTAAGGTGTTGATCCTGGAAAAGGGCCACGATTTAGACAGGCGCGTCTGCCCGTCGAAGGAAACAGGCTGTCCTTGCCGGAACTGCGCACCCTGTTCGGTGGTTTGCGGGTGGGGTGGCGCCGGGGCCTTCAGCGACGGTAAGCTTACTCTGTCGTCCGAGGTAGGGGGCTGGCTGAGCGAGTATGTGCCGGAGCAAGATGTGGAAAGGTTAATTGCTTATGTGGATGAGATTTACCGCTCCTTTGGGGCGCCGGAAAAAGTTTACGGCGGGCCCGAAGATGAGCGGATTGCCGATATTCAGCGGCGGGCTATCCTGGCCGATCTCAAGCTCATACCTGCTCCCATCCGCCACCTGGGTACCGGCCGAACCCAAGAGATACTCCGGGCCATGAGGGATTACCTGGAGGAAAAGGGTATAGAAGTAAGGACTGAGACGCCGGTAGAGGAGATAATCATCCGGGAGGGGCGCGTTGAAGGTGTGGTCACCAGGGCCGGTGAGGAGCTTCCGGCCTCTTATGTTGTCCTGGCCCCTGGGCGTCAGGGAGCGGACTGGCTGCGGCAAGTGGCCGGCAAAGTAGGCCTGGATCTGGCCGTCAACCCGGTGGATGTGGGTGTACGGGTTGAAGTGCCGGCGGTGGTCATGGAGCACCTGACCAGTGTCATCTACGAGTCGAAATTTATTTTCTATTCCCGAAAGTTCGATGACCGGGTGCGTACTTTTTGCATGAACCCCTATGGCGAGGTCGTGCTGGAAAATAATGAGGGCCTGGTAACGGTGAACGGTCATTCCTATGCCGATAAAAGGACGGACAATACCAATTTTGCTCTGCTGGTGAGCAAAACCTTTACCGAACCCTTCAAAGAGCCCATTGCTTACGGCCGTTATATAGCAGGCCTGGCCAATCTTCTAGGGGGAGGCGTGCTGGTCCAGCGGTTAGGCGATCTCCTGGCCGGCAGGCGCACGACCCCCGACCGCTTGGGAAAGGGGCTGGTGACCCCCACCTTGCGGGAGGCTACGCCAGGCGACCTGTCCCTGGTTTTCCCTTACCGCCATCTGACGGCCATTGTAGAAATGTTAGAAGCTATGGATAAAATAGCACCAGGGATTTTCTCCCGGCACACCCTTCTTTACGGGGTAGAGGTTAAATTTTATTCCTCCCGCTTAAAACTAAATTCAGGGCTCATGACCCAGGTAGAGGGGTTATATGCTGCGGGAGACGGCGCCGGGGTTACCCGGGGCCTGGCTCAGGCGTCGGCGGCGGGAGTTATCGCCGCCCGGAATATCATGGCCAAAGAGGGCAAAGGCAGGCCGGTGAGCGCCGGTTCGCGGTAAGGCTTAAGAAAGGCGGTGACTTATATGCCCGCAGTGGTCCTCGTCGGGGCCCAGTGGGGTGACGAAGGAAAGGGCAAGATTACCGATTACCTGGCCGAACAAGCCGATTTGGTGGTGCGCTACCAGGGAGGCAACAATGCCGGCCACACGGTTCAGGTGGGCGAAGAAGAGTTTAAGCTTCATCTCGTGCCCTCCGGCATTTTATACCCTGGGAAAACCTGTATCATCGGCAACGGAGTGGTGGTAGACCCGGGGGTATTGGTGCAGGAACTGGAGGAGCTGCAGCGGAGGGGCATAGATACCTCGGGCTTGCGGCTGAGCCTCCGCGCCCACCTCATTTTGCCCTACCACAAAAGTCTGGATGCAGCAGAAGAAGAGCGGCGCGGGGCCGGCCGCCTGGGTACCACGGGGAGGGGTATTGGCCCAGCCTACGTGGATAAAGTGGCCCGTACGGGCATCCGGGTTTGCGACCTGCTGGACCCGGAAGAATTCCGGCAAAAGCTGGCCCGTAATCTCAAAGAAAAGAACGAGATACTCACCAGGATCTACGGCCACCCGGGCTATTCTTTGGAAGAAATCCTGGAAGAATACCTGGCCTATGCCTGGAAACTTCGCCCCCTGGTGGCCGATACCGGCCGGCTGGTAAACGATGCCCTTAGAGCGGGGAAAAAGGTGCTCTTTGAGGGGGCTCAGGGGACCCTGCTGGATTTAGATCAGGGGACTTATCCCTATGTAACCTCTTCTTATCCGGTGGCCGGGGGGGCCTGTGTGGGAGCCGGAGTGGGTCCCACGGCCATCGACGCGGTGATAGGGGTGGTCAAGGCCTACACTACCCGCGTGGGAGAAGGGCCCTTTCCCTCGGAGGCCAGGGACGCTACGGGGGATTACCTGCGCCGGCGGGGGGCGGAATTCGGAACCACCACCGGCCGACCCCGGCGGTGCGGGTGGCTGGACGCGGTCATCCTGCGCCATGCAGTAGAGGTAAACGGCCTGACCGGCATGGCCCTCACTAAGGTGGATGTGCTCACAGGGTTGAGCCCTTTGCGCATTTGCACCGCCTACCGGTACAAGGGTGAGGTCTTAAGGGAGTTCCCCGCCAGCCTGAAAGTTTTGCAGGAATGCGAGCCCATCTATGAAGAGGTCCCCGGCTGGGAGGAGGATATTACAGGTGCCCGCTCCTTGGCCGAGCTTCCGGCCGGCTGCCGGGCCTATATCAGACGGCTGGAGGAGCTGGTAGGGGTACCGGTAGATATTATCGCCGTCGGGCCCCGTCGCGACCAGACGGTGGCCGTGCGTGACCTTTTCAGCCGGTAATAAGAAGAAAAGGGGGTGCACCCGCATGACGGCGGGACCCCCCTTAGTTTTACTGCAGCGAAGCACCTCAAGAGCCCACTCTCTTCCCGGGTTCCAGGCCCTCAAGCTGAGGGTTCTTAATAACTATGTCCCCCGGCTCAAGGCCGTCCTCGATGACCACCAGGTCATCGGTTTCCATTCCCTTTTTTACTTTCTGGATATGGGCCCTGCCCTTTCGCACAACCCACAGGGCATCCCCGCCTTCGTAAGGGAAGAGGCATGTCTTGGGCACCGCTAGCTTTCCTTCCTGCTCCATTAGGGTAAATTCAACGTCCAGGGAGTAACCCGGCCGGAGTTCGGGCGCCTCACCCTCCGGCCGGATGGAGACCTTCACCCTCCGTTCTACAAGCCCCAAGGGAGATACCCTTTCCACCGCGGCCGGGGCGATGGATTTTACGATGCCCTGGAAGACGTGGTCCCCGTCTCGTCTTTCTTGGATGAGGGTGACCTTCATGCCCGCCTTAACGGCAAGGACATCTTCGGCCAGGAGGTAGACGTTGATTTCGTAGTCTCCCGGCACCACCAGCTTCATCAGCGGCATCTGGGGAGAAACCACCGTTCCCTCCCGGACGTTGATTTCCTGCACTACGCCGTCGATGGGGGCCACTATCCGGCTTTTCTCCCTCTGGTATTCCAGATGGCTTATCTGCGCGTCCACGGCCTCGATCAAGCCCCGGAAATACCGGCCCGTGGCGGTTCCTGGGGGAAAGGCGGCTTCCAGGCTCCCGGCCTGTTCCTCCAGGAACGCAAGCCGCGCTTCCTGGCGGGCCAGTTCGTTTTTCAATCTTTCCAGGGCCTTTTCGGCGGCCTCGACCTCCGTCAGGGCGGCGGCGCCGGCCTCATACAAAGACTTAAGCCTCTCATAGTCGGCCTCGCCCTTCGCCAGCTCCAGTTTTACGTCTTCTACCGCCAGCCGTTGTTCTCTTATCTGCTCCCGGAGCTCCTGGAGGGATTTTTCTTCCTGGCCGGCCAGGCTTTTGCGCTGGGCCTTCAGTTGAGCCAGTTGAAACTCCAGCTCCCGGGTGTCGATCTGCGCTAGCAGTTGGCCCCGGGATACCCGCTGGCCTTCCTTGACGGCGAGGGTTAGGATTTCGCCGCTCACCGGGCTGTACACCATCCGTTCCGAGGCCGCCTCCACGATACCCTCTTCTTTGATTTTTTGGGCCACCCTTTGGGGCTTTACTTCTATGAGTTCCGCTTTAAGGGGCCTGGTGGCATGGAATACTCCGTAGACGATAATGAGTGCTAAAGCGGCGATTATCCCCGCCGCCTTTACGGATTTCTTCACGCCGCTTCACTCCTTCAAGGTTACTCCCTTTCCTTCAATACTTCGACGAGGTCGAGGCCTTTCACCTTGCGGGCTACCCACCGCTGGGCCAACCATATGTAAAGAGTCGTCCCCAACAAAGCCAGGATGAGGGATTCAGGAGTGGTTACCGCAGGAAGGGTGTAGAGATCGCTGCTCATTCCGGCGGCTATCCCCTTGTTCATGGCATAGGCGAGGGGTATGCCCGCCAGTATACCGCCTATTCCTATAAGCCACTGCTCGACGAAGACCACCTCCATTACTTCTCCGGGGCGCATGCCCAGCACGCGCAGGGAAGCCAGCTCCCTTTTCCGTTCGGCAAGGGTTATGATGCTGGAATTGTAGACGATAGCAAAACCGGTGAATACGGACAGTAAAGCCATGATCCCTATGGTATATTTCGAGGTAGCCATGAGTTCTTCATAGAGATCGATGGTGTGCTGCCTTTCTTCTATGGTGCTTATGTACTTTGAAGTGCTATATTTTTCCTTTAAAGCTGGGATTTGTTCTTTGTCTATGGAGACCAGGGCCGCGGTGGCTACGGAACCCTGGCCAAGCAACTTCAGTAGCGCTTCCCGGTTCATATAGACGTTGGCGCCCAGGTACTGGGGGATGACTCCCGCAACTTGCACCTTTACCGGCGATTCCCTCGCCCACACGCAGGTAAGGCTCAAGACGTCGCCCGCCCCGGCCTTCAGCTGGCGGGCTACCTGTTCGGAGAGGATCAAGCCGTCCGCGGGTATCGGTATCGGGTTCCCCTCCTTGTCACGGGGGGTATAGAGCTCGCCCTCCGGCGCCAAGCCCAGGGCTATTACCTCCGCCTTCCGATGCAGGTTTTGTAGGGTAACCGGTACTTCCAGGACGGGTTCAACTACCTTAACCCCGCCGTTTCTCTGCAGCTCACTCCTCACCGCCTCCAGGGGCAGGGGTTGGGAGAAAGTGATTTTAAGATCGTATTTTTGTACTTTAGTAAATTGGTCCAGGACCATTATGTCCATCATGGCGTACATGGACCATATGGCCGCCATCAGGCTGAAGGTAAAGGCAATGCCGATAAAAGTAAAGAAACTCCGCCCCTTATTCCGCAGCATGTTCCTCACGGCCATACGCCCCGTGACGGTAAAGGCCGCCCAGAACCACGGGGTTCCTTCCGCCCATGATTTCCGGCTAAAAGAGGGCACAGGTGGACGCAGGGCTTCGACCGGCTTCAACTTAAGAACAGACTTGGCTCCCTGGAAGGAGGCTGCCAGGCTGAAGACCACGGACAAGAGTACGCCGCCGGCGAAGTACTTTAAGGAGAAGTTGCCGGTGAGGTCCGGCAGGCTGAAGAATTCCCTGTACACCTCCATCATGGACATAGACAGGGCGGTGCCGAGGAGACCGCCCAGGATGCCTCCGGCCAGGCCGACCAGGAGCCCGTAAGAAAGGTAGTGCCGGAGGATTTCCCCGGGGCGGTAGCCGAAGGCCTGGAGAATCCCTATCTGCCCACGCTGCGATTCTACCAGTCTTTTCAGCATGATGTATAAGATAATGGCCGCAATACTTAAGAACAGGAGGGGCACACTGGTAGAGGTCTTGGCCAGCCCTTTTAGTTCCTCCTCCAGCATGGCATGGCTGGGCTGGTCTTGGCGGGGGATAAGGCTTTCCAGGCCGTATTTTTCCAGGCGGGTCTTTAGCTGCCCTTCTACGTCTTCGAATTCGTACCCCGGTTGAAGGGTGAAAGTTACATCGTTGACTATTCCCTTCAGGTTAAACAGGTTTTCCATCACACTGTAGGGTATGTACGCCACTTCAAAGGCCTGGGGGTCGGCAAAGATATTCCCGCTGTCCCTGATGGCATAAACATATTCGGGGCTCTGGCCGGTGCCAGTAATCGTCAAATCTACTTTTCGGCCCTCGATGATCACAGTGATGGTTTCGCCCAGGTTAAGCCCGTGGGCGGTAAAGAATTTGTCGGCCAGGAGTATTCCGCGCTCCTGTTCCTCGGGAAAGGAGCCCCGCAGCAATTTTACCCCGTTTAGAGGGTACGGCTGTCGGTCGTCGAGGGATATCAGCCTTAGGTATACGTTCTTGTCTTCCGTCAGCCCCAGGACCCGGACGTCTTTTACCAGCCGTCCCCGGACTACGTGGATTCCCGGGATTTCCCTTAATTTTTCCACCTCGGGGTACGGCATGGACCTTACCCCGGCAAAGCCCTCGGCCAGGTGAAATTTCTCATAGAATTCGTCTCGCGCCGTAAACAAGTTGTCCCTGGCCGTTTGCAGGGCGGTGTAGGTGATTAATCCTATCGTTATCACCGCTGTACAGGCGAGATAGGCCATTTTATTGCCGGCGATGTCCCGCAGCATTTTCCTTATCAACATTACCAGGACACCTCTTCCGGAGGTACGGGAACGGCAATCTTTTCAATGCGGTCCAACCTGCCATCTTTGAGGTAAAAAACCCGGTCGGAAATTCGGGCGATGGCCGCGTTATGGGTGATGACGATCACGGTCTTTTTGTACTGCCGGTTGAAATCCTTGAGAACCTTCAACACCTGGATGCCCGTAGCGGAGTCCAGGGCTCCGGTGGGCTCGTCGCACAGCAGTATATCGGGGTTCTTGGCAACGGCCCGGGCAATGGCCACCCTCTGTTGTTCTCCCCCCGACAACTGGGCCGGGAAGTGATCCGCCCGGTCGGCCAGTCCCACTTGTTGCAGCACATTTTTTACCGGCAAGGGGTTCTTGGCTATCTCCACCGCTAGGAGGACGTTTTCGTAAGCCGTGAGGTTGGGCATGAGGTTGTAAAATTGAAACACGAACCCCACAGCATGGCGCCGGTATTCGGTGAGGGCTTTTTCCGAGGCGCGGTGGAGAGGCATGTCCCGGTAATAAATCTCACCGGAAGTGGCCACATCTATGCCGCCGATTAAGTTCAGCAGGGTGCTTTTGCCGGAACCGCTGGGCCCCAGCACCACGATGAATTCTCCCGGGAAAATATCAAAACTCACACCCTTTAAAGCCTCTACAGTTACTTCCCCCATTTGATAGTGCTTGGTGAGGTTGTGGGCCGTAAGAATTGTTTCCATGGTCTTTCCTGCCTTCCCCGGGCCTTTTCTCAACGCCGCAATGAGAACCATACCTTTACCGCCGCCGGTGGGCATCCTCCCCAGCGGGTAATTTTCCGGCCGCGTGCCTATATTATCCCGGCTATACGGGCGGCCGGGCGTGTTCGGGATAATCATATATTGAGGGGTGGCCCTTGTCAACGGTATAAGGCGGTCTGGGGTAAGAAACTTTAAGGGGGCGGTGCCGGGGCGTGGACCTGAGGCCTGAGTATCCCCGGCTTTCAGAGGGTGATTTAGCCCGCAACCGGCTGGGGCCAGGGGGAAGACCAAACTAAGGAAAATGAGGGACGGAGGCGGGGCCGAAGCAGCAAGAGGCCTGCGGCCGGCTCCTGGGGCACGGAAGCCGGAGGAGCCGGGAACCCCGCCGTAGCCCGAAAATTGAGGGCCAGTTTGATCCGTGAGGATGGTGGTGGGAGCTGGAACTAAATCTCGGCCGGTAAAAACTGGGGACCGCTAAAGATCGAAGCCAATTGAATTAGCGCTGGATAAAGGGTATAATTAAAACATTAGGTGGTCAGGCCAGACGAAATTAACAGAGCTTTCTAAACTATGCTGGGAGGAGGGAAGGCTAATGGGGTCCTCGGACTTGTTAACAACCTTCTGCCGCCAGGCGGAGGCCATGGGCGCCCAGACCCTCTGCGTGGCCGAAGGGGAGAAGGCGGCGGACAGGATTATTGCCTCCATGCGGCCGCTGGGCAGCAGGGTTGCCCTGGTAGCCTCGCCCCTGGTGGAGGAAATCGGCCTGGAGGAAGCCCTGGCAGGGGCGGAATTTGAGGTAGAGAAGGAAGGGCGGGACTTCGCCCGGCACGCCGACATCGGAATAGTGGAATTCGATCTGGGTATTGCGGAAACCGGTACTTTAGTCCACGATGCCACCGACCTA encodes the following:
- a CDS encoding ABC transporter ATP-binding protein, whose amino-acid sequence is METILTAHNLTKHYQMGEVTVEALKGVSFDIFPGEFIVVLGPSGSGKSTLLNLIGGIDVATSGEIYYRDMPLHRASEKALTEYRRHAVGFVFQFYNLMPNLTAYENVLLAVEIAKNPLPVKNVLQQVGLADRADHFPAQLSGGEQQRVAIARAVAKNPDILLCDEPTGALDSATGIQVLKVLKDFNRQYKKTVIVITHNAAIARISDRVFYLKDGRLDRIEKIAVPVPPEEVSW
- a CDS encoding efflux RND transporter periplasmic adaptor subunit; the encoded protein is MKKSVKAAGIIAALALIIVYGVFHATRPLKAELIEVKPQRVAQKIKEEGIVEAASERMVYSPVSGEILTLAVKEGQRVSRGQLLAQIDTRELEFQLAQLKAQRKSLAGQEEKSLQELREQIREQRLAVEDVKLELAKGEADYERLKSLYEAGAAALTEVEAAEKALERLKNELARQEARLAFLEEQAGSLEAAFPPGTATGRYFRGLIEAVDAQISHLEYQREKSRIVAPIDGVVQEINVREGTVVSPQMPLMKLVVPGDYEINVYLLAEDVLAVKAGMKVTLIQERRDGDHVFQGIVKSIAPAAVERVSPLGLVERRVKVSIRPEGEAPELRPGYSLDVEFTLMEQEGKLAVPKTCLFPYEGGDALWVVRKGRAHIQKVKKGMETDDLVVIEDGLEPGDIVIKNPQLEGLEPGKRVGS
- the yfcE gene encoding phosphodiesterase; translated protein: MPNLSRIGVTSDTHGDVSAWEKALELWGPVDLILHAGDVLYHGPRNPLVAEYRPPKLAERINASSVPLLIARGNCDAEVDQMVLEWPLQSPLVLLQTPFLRLIAVHGHGMDKGAMAGLARRYRADVLVCGHTHVPLLEEVDGILLFNPGSPSLPKGKEGPTVGLIEGRTVTLKALSNGETLGRVELPVG
- a CDS encoding adenylosuccinate synthase — translated: MPAVVLVGAQWGDEGKGKITDYLAEQADLVVRYQGGNNAGHTVQVGEEEFKLHLVPSGILYPGKTCIIGNGVVVDPGVLVQELEELQRRGIDTSGLRLSLRAHLILPYHKSLDAAEEERRGAGRLGTTGRGIGPAYVDKVARTGIRVCDLLDPEEFRQKLARNLKEKNEILTRIYGHPGYSLEEILEEYLAYAWKLRPLVADTGRLVNDALRAGKKVLFEGAQGTLLDLDQGTYPYVTSSYPVAGGACVGAGVGPTAIDAVIGVVKAYTTRVGEGPFPSEARDATGDYLRRRGAEFGTTTGRPRRCGWLDAVILRHAVEVNGLTGMALTKVDVLTGLSPLRICTAYRYKGEVLREFPASLKVLQECEPIYEEVPGWEEDITGARSLAELPAGCRAYIRRLEELVGVPVDIIAVGPRRDQTVAVRDLFSR
- a CDS encoding SLC13 family permease, whose amino-acid sequence is MLSVPVISLLALLFAIIVSCVTTLNIGALSLGLSLLVGHYIGDVKVADILKGYPVNIFIMLAGTTYLFALAQANGTLEKIVKYTIKTVKGNAAILPIIFFFLAFVLSSMGPGQITIAALMAPMAMLLAEEVGISPLLMAIVVGNGGQAGAMSPIAPAGVITAGLTQEMGLSNVSGILWLNQLLGHFIVSILAYVVYGGLKLWKVKDTGQRQTLASIQIEPFTRNQWITLGAILVFVIGALFFKMDVGLGGFLIGTILSLLKVSDEGKAVKQMPWGTILFVTGVTVLINLMSNIGGMDLFASIIAKFSTPFTLTLLAGFLAALISAYASTTGVILPAFIPLAPVLLEKVGAPSTDLIPLLSTIVVCGFLTDLSPLSTTGALFYANAGAKTDKQKLFRDMLIWGLSMSVVGAVVSWLAFTVLRLP
- a CDS encoding NAD(P)/FAD-dependent oxidoreductase is translated as MAAKYDVIIVGAGPAGIFTALEMVRQGSGLKVLILEKGHDLDRRVCPSKETGCPCRNCAPCSVVCGWGGAGAFSDGKLTLSSEVGGWLSEYVPEQDVERLIAYVDEIYRSFGAPEKVYGGPEDERIADIQRRAILADLKLIPAPIRHLGTGRTQEILRAMRDYLEEKGIEVRTETPVEEIIIREGRVEGVVTRAGEELPASYVVLAPGRQGADWLRQVAGKVGLDLAVNPVDVGVRVEVPAVVMEHLTSVIYESKFIFYSRKFDDRVRTFCMNPYGEVVLENNEGLVTVNGHSYADKRTDNTNFALLVSKTFTEPFKEPIAYGRYIAGLANLLGGGVLVQRLGDLLAGRRTTPDRLGKGLVTPTLREATPGDLSLVFPYRHLTAIVEMLEAMDKIAPGIFSRHTLLYGVEVKFYSSRLKLNSGLMTQVEGLYAAGDGAGVTRGLAQASAAGVIAARNIMAKEGKGRPVSAGSR
- a CDS encoding pyrimidine-nucleoside phosphorylase translates to MRMYDLIKKKRDGGSLTKGEIDFIVEGFTSGQIPDYQMAALAMAIYFRGMDREETLNLTLAMAASGDMLDLSGVPGIKVDKHSTGGVADTTTLVLAPLVASCGVPVAKLSGRGLGHTGGTVDKLEAVPGFRAEISTEEFITNLKRYGIAVAAQSAEITPADRKLYALRDVTATVDSIPLIASSVMSKKIAAGADAIVLDVKVGRGAFMKDLAAARELARAMVDIGAAAGRATVAYITGMDQPLGLAIGNGLEMAEAIQVLKGSGSRDLVALCLELGSVMLVLGGRAKDKEEARQRLEDALYGGAALEKFRELIIAQGGDGRVVDDPSLLPRARYQEAWVAEGDVYLAFLPADKLGEIAMKLGAGREKKGDPIDPAVGIVLGGKVGDLIRKGQPVATVFANDREKLKQALAELKGCIVLSPDPVTPPPLVLEEIRG
- a CDS encoding ABC transporter permease gives rise to the protein MLIRKMLRDIAGNKMAYLACTAVITIGLITYTALQTARDNLFTARDEFYEKFHLAEGFAGVRSMPYPEVEKLREIPGIHVVRGRLVKDVRVLGLTEDKNVYLRLISLDDRQPYPLNGVKLLRGSFPEEQERGILLADKFFTAHGLNLGETITVIIEGRKVDLTITGTGQSPEYVYAIRDSGNIFADPQAFEVAYIPYSVMENLFNLKGIVNDVTFTLQPGYEFEDVEGQLKTRLEKYGLESLIPRQDQPSHAMLEEELKGLAKTSTSVPLLFLSIAAIILYIMLKRLVESQRGQIGILQAFGYRPGEILRHYLSYGLLVGLAGGILGGLLGTALSMSMMEVYREFFSLPDLTGNFSLKYFAGGVLLSVVFSLAASFQGAKSVLKLKPVEALRPPVPSFSRKSWAEGTPWFWAAFTVTGRMAVRNMLRNKGRSFFTFIGIAFTFSLMAAIWSMYAMMDIMVLDQFTKVQKYDLKITFSQPLPLEAVRSELQRNGGVKVVEPVLEVPVTLQNLHRKAEVIALGLAPEGELYTPRDKEGNPIPIPADGLILSEQVARQLKAGAGDVLSLTCVWARESPVKVQVAGVIPQYLGANVYMNREALLKLLGQGSVATAALVSIDKEQIPALKEKYSTSKYISTIEERQHTIDLYEELMATSKYTIGIMALLSVFTGFAIVYNSSIITLAERKRELASLRVLGMRPGEVMEVVFVEQWLIGIGGILAGIPLAYAMNKGIAAGMSSDLYTLPAVTTPESLILALLGTTLYIWLAQRWVARKVKGLDLVEVLKERE